From the Nodularia sp. NIES-3585 genome, one window contains:
- a CDS encoding type II toxin-antitoxin system RelE/ParE family toxin, with protein sequence MIYEVKFTKGARKMFRKLSQELQDRIQTKIDDLAIEPRPNGVKKLKGEENSYRIRVGDYRVVYDIFDDVVLVSVVSVGHRSEVYKDES encoded by the coding sequence GTGATCTACGAAGTTAAATTTACCAAGGGTGCGAGAAAAATGTTTAGAAAACTCTCTCAAGAATTGCAAGACCGCATACAAACCAAAATAGATGACTTAGCAATAGAGCCACGTCCCAACGGAGTAAAAAAGTTAAAAGGCGAAGAAAATTCCTATAGGATTAGAGTAGGCGACTATCGCGTTGTCTACGATATTTTCGATGATGTTGTATTGGTAAGTGTTGTGTCAGTCGGACATCGTAGCGAGGTATATAAAGATGAAAGTTGA
- a CDS encoding fumarylacetoacetate hydrolase family protein has product MAQRYVRVQNLEGKIYYGLLQLSLNVQVLDAPPWLEGQPTDLILEPENYQILTPCAPSKVVAVGKNYADHAQEMGTSVPNEPLIFLKPPTSITATETEIMYPPQSQRVDYEGELALVIGDRTCDCTIEAAQTKIWGYTIANDVTARDLQQKDSQWTRAKGFDTFCPLGPWIVRELNPGARLQTFLNDDAIPVQSACIDQMVFPPDVLVSYISQVMTLLPGDVVLTGTPLGVGQLHLGDRVRVEIEGIGRLENKVARRNY; this is encoded by the coding sequence ATGGCGCAGCGCTATGTGCGAGTTCAAAATCTAGAAGGCAAAATTTACTATGGTTTGCTACAACTATCCCTCAACGTGCAGGTGCTAGATGCTCCACCCTGGTTAGAAGGGCAACCCACAGATTTAATTCTAGAACCCGAAAATTACCAAATTCTGACTCCCTGCGCTCCCTCAAAAGTTGTGGCAGTAGGCAAGAATTATGCAGATCATGCCCAAGAAATGGGAACTTCAGTTCCAAATGAACCATTAATATTTCTCAAGCCGCCGACATCTATCACTGCTACGGAAACAGAAATTATGTATCCGCCCCAGTCGCAACGGGTAGACTACGAAGGTGAGTTAGCCCTAGTGATTGGCGATCGCACTTGTGACTGCACAATAGAAGCAGCCCAAACCAAAATTTGGGGCTATACAATCGCTAACGATGTCACAGCGCGGGATTTACAACAAAAAGATAGCCAATGGACTCGCGCCAAAGGTTTTGATACTTTTTGTCCTCTAGGCCCGTGGATTGTCCGAGAGTTAAATCCTGGGGCGAGATTGCAGACTTTTCTGAATGACGATGCTATTCCTGTGCAATCTGCCTGTATTGATCAAATGGTGTTTCCCCCTGATGTTCTAGTGTCCTACATTAGTCAGGTGATGACACTATTACCCGGAGACGTGGTGCTAACTGGTACGCCATTGGGTGTCGGGCAATTGCACCTAGGCGATCGCGTCCGGGTGGAAATTGAAGGTATTGGTCGCCTAGAAAACAAAGTGGCTAGGCGTAATTACTAA
- a CDS encoding argininosuccinate synthase encodes MGRAKKVVLAYSGGVDTSVCIPYLKNEWGVEEVITLAADLGQGDELEPIREKALKSGASESLVADVKDTFVKDYAFAAIQANALYENRYPLGTALARPLIAKILVEAAHKYGADAIAHGCTGKGNDQVRFDVACAALNPNLKILAPAREWGMSREETIAYGEQFGIPSPVKKSSPYSIDKNLLGRSIEAGILEDPAVEPLEEIYEMTKAIADTPNEPEYIEIGFTRGIPTSLNGTPKNPVELIEQLNQIVGNHGIGRIDMMENRLVGIKSREIYESPAMLVLIQAHRDLESLTLTADVSHYKRGIEETYTQIVYNGLWYSPLKGALDAFIQKTQERVLGTVRVKLFKGNANVVGRWSDHSLYSPDLATYGSEDQFDHKAAEGFIYVWGLPTRIWAQQGRS; translated from the coding sequence ATGGGTCGCGCTAAAAAGGTTGTCTTGGCATATTCTGGGGGAGTGGATACCTCCGTTTGTATCCCCTACCTGAAAAATGAATGGGGTGTAGAGGAAGTAATTACCCTCGCAGCAGATTTAGGTCAGGGAGATGAATTAGAGCCAATCCGAGAAAAAGCGCTGAAGTCGGGTGCAAGTGAGTCTCTAGTGGCTGACGTTAAAGATACTTTCGTTAAGGATTATGCTTTTGCCGCAATTCAAGCAAATGCCCTATACGAAAATCGGTATCCTTTGGGAACAGCCCTAGCTCGTCCGTTAATTGCCAAAATATTAGTAGAAGCTGCCCATAAATATGGTGCTGATGCGATCGCTCACGGTTGCACTGGTAAAGGTAATGATCAGGTTCGCTTTGATGTGGCTTGTGCTGCTCTAAATCCCAATCTGAAGATCCTCGCACCAGCTAGAGAATGGGGGATGAGCCGTGAGGAAACCATTGCTTATGGTGAGCAATTTGGCATCCCCTCACCAGTCAAAAAATCTTCTCCCTATAGCATTGATAAAAATTTACTCGGTCGTAGTATTGAAGCTGGCATACTCGAAGATCCAGCCGTTGAGCCACTAGAAGAAATCTATGAAATGACCAAGGCGATCGCTGATACGCCCAATGAACCAGAGTACATTGAAATTGGTTTTACACGAGGTATTCCTACCAGCCTCAACGGTACACCTAAAAACCCAGTTGAGCTAATTGAACAACTCAATCAGATAGTAGGAAATCACGGTATTGGGCGGATCGACATGATGGAAAACCGCCTAGTAGGAATTAAATCTAGGGAAATCTACGAATCACCTGCTATGTTAGTGCTAATTCAAGCACACCGGGATTTAGAAAGCCTGACTTTGACAGCAGATGTCAGCCATTACAAGCGAGGTATTGAAGAGACTTACACCCAAATCGTTTATAACGGTCTTTGGTATAGTCCACTCAAAGGCGCACTAGATGCTTTTATTCAAAAAACACAAGAACGAGTTTTAGGAACTGTACGAGTAAAACTTTTTAAAGGTAATGCCAATGTAGTCGGGCGTTGGAGTGACCATTCACTTTATAGCCCAGACTTGGCAACTTATGGATCTGAAGACCAATTTGACCACAAAGCAGCTGAAGGCTTTATTTACGTTTGGGGGTTACCAACTCGGATTTGGGCGCAACAAGGTAGAAGTTAG
- a CDS encoding DedA family protein: MSLELISLENIQEFAHQYGYWAIFLGILLENLGIPLPGETVTLVGGFLAGSEELNYWLVLSDAVAGAVIGGACGYWIGKIGGWPFLVQIGKLFRISDERLLNIKNQFSENATKAVFFGRFFALLRIFAAPLAGIAEMPFRKFFLYNLAGATTWASVMVTLAFFAGKVVSLEQLVAWVGQFAIAALLILVALIAIPIWLESRQVKRAAGE, encoded by the coding sequence ATGTCTCTTGAGCTGATTTCACTAGAAAACATCCAGGAATTTGCCCACCAATATGGTTACTGGGCGATTTTTTTGGGAATTTTGCTAGAAAATTTGGGCATTCCCCTTCCTGGTGAAACCGTGACTTTGGTCGGCGGATTTCTAGCTGGCAGTGAGGAATTGAACTATTGGTTAGTTCTCAGCGATGCCGTTGCAGGTGCTGTGATTGGCGGTGCTTGCGGTTATTGGATTGGTAAAATAGGGGGCTGGCCTTTTCTGGTACAAATAGGTAAACTCTTTCGGATTTCCGATGAGCGGTTATTGAATATTAAAAATCAATTTAGTGAAAATGCTACTAAAGCTGTATTCTTTGGGCGCTTCTTCGCATTATTGCGAATCTTTGCAGCACCATTAGCTGGTATAGCTGAAATGCCGTTCAGAAAATTCTTTTTGTACAACTTAGCAGGAGCAACCACTTGGGCTAGTGTGATGGTCACGTTAGCTTTCTTTGCTGGCAAAGTTGTATCCCTAGAACAACTAGTGGCCTGGGTAGGTCAATTCGCGATCGCGGCTTTACTTATCCTTGTGGCCTTGATTGCTATACCCATCTGGTTAGAGTCCCGCCAAGTCAAGCGGGCAGCAGGTGAGTAG
- a CDS encoding STAS domain-containing protein — MIISQDQVVLFKPQGSIDLQGGMAFSKQMLEVIPQPDQLWVIDLSEVDFMDSSGLVPLINGLTSARESGCRLVLCNVQAAVRLILELTQLDSVFEIFDTYDDIFTNTNERNLAIA; from the coding sequence ATGATTATCTCACAAGATCAAGTGGTGTTATTTAAGCCCCAAGGCAGCATAGACTTGCAGGGTGGAATGGCTTTTAGCAAACAGATGCTCGAAGTAATACCCCAGCCAGATCAACTCTGGGTTATTGACCTGTCAGAAGTAGATTTCATGGACAGTTCTGGATTAGTCCCTCTAATCAATGGACTAACATCAGCACGTGAAAGTGGTTGTCGTCTAGTGTTATGTAACGTGCAGGCTGCGGTTAGGTTAATTTTGGAACTAACACAACTGGACTCAGTGTTTGAAATCTTCGATACTTACGATGATATTTTCACCAACACCAATGAGCGGAATCTAGCGATCGCATAA
- the rpsF gene encoding 30S ribosomal protein S6, with amino-acid sequence MSIVYETLYILRPDIGEEQVEQAIAKYQNLLTEQGAENMKIQNRGKRRLAYEINKHRDGIYVQMDYTGPGTAIAPMERAMRLSEEVIRYLTIKQDLPEETVEEVEETVAVSA; translated from the coding sequence ATGTCCATAGTTTACGAAACTCTTTACATTCTGCGTCCAGATATAGGAGAAGAACAGGTAGAGCAAGCAATTGCTAAATACCAAAACCTGCTGACTGAACAGGGCGCTGAGAATATGAAAATTCAAAATCGTGGTAAACGTCGCCTAGCTTACGAAATTAACAAGCATCGTGATGGCATCTACGTTCAAATGGATTACACTGGGCCAGGAACTGCGATCGCTCCTATGGAACGTGCTATGCGTTTGAGTGAGGAAGTAATTCGTTACTTGACAATTAAGCAGGATCTACCAGAAGAAACAGTAGAAGAAGTAGAAGAAACCGTTGCTGTTTCTGCCTAA
- a CDS encoding Npun_F5560 family protein: protein MSQTDTPNIQALSTEVSQLRQELQLRDQLVQQLSQELFRLVKGNTNFMPQRAEPEYDSSQLQALQEQLQAVEQQVTFYQEQITTRDTEIYQLRQSVQELTDRSRMLEQVVQELPQIYRRKFEERMAPVREKVAMLQRENRKLQAELQSVSYRLAIKTRTASHSGIDLPNFARPDAVPNQNNISTVQNA from the coding sequence GTGAGCCAAACTGACACACCCAACATCCAAGCTCTCTCTACCGAGGTATCGCAGTTGCGCCAAGAATTGCAGCTTCGTGATCAATTAGTGCAGCAGCTATCGCAAGAACTTTTCCGGCTGGTCAAGGGTAATACTAACTTTATGCCCCAGCGCGCTGAACCTGAATATGATTCGAGTCAGTTACAAGCATTACAAGAACAATTGCAAGCGGTTGAGCAGCAGGTAACGTTCTACCAAGAACAAATTACCACTCGTGACACCGAAATTTACCAATTGCGGCAGTCAGTGCAAGAACTCACTGATCGCAGTCGAATGTTGGAGCAGGTTGTACAAGAATTACCTCAAATTTATCGTCGTAAGTTCGAGGAACGTATGGCTCCAGTCAGAGAAAAAGTGGCAATGCTACAACGAGAAAACCGCAAACTTCAGGCAGAACTGCAAAGTGTAAGTTACCGTTTGGCCATAAAAACCCGCACAGCTAGTCACAGTGGCATTGATTTACCAAATTTTGCCCGCCCAGATGCTGTTCCAAATCAAAATAATATTTCTACCGTTCAAAATGCCTGA